The genomic region GTTTAGCTGtaaacagaagacagaagatgatgacaggagagaaaaaaaaaaaaagctagaagaGGTATTAAGACAGAGAATTGGGGGCTATAGttgaaaataggaaataaaatgcaggaTCAGAAAAGTCCCATAGCAGTGAAAGTTTCCACTTCATGCAGTACTAAATTTAAAAccacaggagcagcagagagccaAATTTCAGCTTTGGTCAGTGGGAATTCTTccacagattaaaataaaattaaaaataatatcctGTTCTGTATCATAGCCCAACTGATGGGCTTCCTTGCCTACTCTCTGACCCAAGAACTGCAGAATTTTACCTTTTTGAGACTAATGTCCTCCATCTTGCCATACGTTCACAAGACaattttttctccagcttcctCATTCTTCCTTGATCAGGCAGAACAAAAAATGCTGAAGCACCTCCTTTATAATCCATTTGCACAACTGTGGAAGACAGCTGTTCATCATAGCCATGCTTGAACAGGCCCATTCCAAACATCATTGGGACTTCAACAGCCTTGTTCCCATCCACAAAGAATTTATCCTTTTTAGTATACTTTGGGTCAAATGGTTTTTCCCATTCAGCTTGAAATATAAGAGACAGAGTTATAGGATATTTTGAGCACACTAAACCATAGGACACATTCATAGAGGTAGAAACTGTTACACCTGGATCAGCTTGAAAGATAAACCAGTTTGCAACAAGCACTTGGTCTTACTGAATACTCATAATAGTTCAATAGCAAGGAGACTGTGATGTACAAAACCCCCTCATTTCTTTCAGCAGGATGGAATGTACTTAATTTAAATTTGTCACCAAATATTCTAATATATAAAGGGATGTGTGcacttttccttcaaaacaaCAGTTTTAAGGTGCCTATAAAGCCCTCATATGATGCAGCCTTTAAACAGGAGCTAAGAAGAAAGATTCTCCCTTTTGTTTGTTCCCACCAAAGGGACTTGTGAAGGGAGAAATGAGGGTTAAATTCTCTAGAGAAATAAAGAGATTCAGGTTACTTCCAGAATGAAGGGTTTCATATGGCACTTTACCTGATTGCCATTAAAATCACGAAGAACCTAATCATATGAAACTgctggggtaaaaaaaaaataaaaaataaataaataaactaaaaacattaaatttccAAATGCTCTTCACTTAGTCATAGTGAAACAAACTGTCTACGTTGAAACTCTGAAGGATTATTACTGGGGAGAAATTTCTAAACTGAATTCTAGATACCCACCTCATCCATTTCAGAGGCTGAGCTAGAtataaaaaaggaggaagaaggtttttgtttttttatggtgcttgtttggtttgtttgtttgcttgctttttgtttcatttttaaagaaagaggcATTTCTCTGTAgtaaattttgctttgaataACAAAGGTCACCTTTGATCAAGTTTAGTGGGTAAAAGCAGAACCACAATATTAAATCAAGTGCCATCAAGAAAATCATGAAACAAGATGCTATTATTTTTGATTTGTGTTTGAACAATGATTACTAGGCAGCTTAGTATAAATGAACTTATCACCTGCTGTCTCTACCATCTGTGGAATAGACATGAACAGCACTTATATCTTACtttgaaaaagtgaaatgaGATTTAATTAGTGCATGTCTTGGgctacaaaaatataaattgacAACCATCATTACTCTTAAGACAAGACAATTTACTGCTTTCATGTTTCTTCATTAGTAGTGACCACAATAACATAGTTCTGAAGTTATTGGCTGACTTGCTCTGaaaatttccccccaaaatgaagACTTCTTTCATCAAACATATAACAGGCAGGACTTCTGCCTTGATAAggtttaaggaaagaaaaaaaaaaaaagaaagaatcaaaGAAACTTGAATGACACAAGTCCTGAAACACTCCAACAACCTTTACGCAATGCTCAACTTAGGGAAAACACCCACTGATTTCAAAAAGAGCGTTGCTTGATTAAAAACTGGGTAGAATGTTAGAATTCAACACACAGGTTTGAGAGAGACGATATTCAGTAATCCACTCCTCCTCTTTCATAGGAACTCTCATTCCTTACACTCTCCTCTTTCTTATGAGGTTACCTTCTAGGATGGCATCTTTCTCAAATGCTTTACAGAGTTCAAGTGGAAAAATTAACCTCACTGTATGATACTTCATGGTGATCAGCTCAACTAGGGAATGATAAGGGACTGGTGTACTGTGGTAGAATAGCATGTCCACTGGCTGAGAAccaggaaaacatttccagacTTCTGTCCTTAGGGAAGGACTTCTAAACTAAGTTATACCACAAAAAACAGAGAGGACAGTCACCAGTACTGTGCAAGGAAAGCTGTAATGTATACAGAGAGAACAAGACTCCAGAAGAACATTCATAATATGAAGTTTCTCTGTCCCCCATTGTGTATTAAGTTTTCCCTCTTAGAACATTTGAGGTTTTACTAAATCTATTGCTCTGTCTGCAAACacctttcagaggaaaaaattgtctttttttttttttccctagttttgAAAGACGTGACATATGGTACTTAAAAACCTCTcttgaaaacattatttcagaCAAATTAGTATGTATTCAAGAGAATTAAGAAACACTAGTCATCTGGATTCTAAACAGCTTCATTTAACTCTGGCCAAACCTTCAGAGATTAACACAAGGAACAGGGGCACAGacgaaaaataaaaaaataaaaatctgattatGAGTTACTTTGGGGGAAATCGTCATACTGAGGACAGAAATGGAAACACCTAAGttaatagttttaaaagaatataatttCTAATGCATGCCTTCTccatttcagtttaaaagcttaacaatattttaaacagataaattgcataatattatttttctgagtgtaattgctttgttttcagaatgtgATAAAATGAGTAAGAGAGAGGTTTGAAAGAATGAGAGTAGaattagaatagttcagttggaaaggaCATGTAAAGATTGTCAAGTCTAATTTCCTGActacttcagggctaaccaaaagttcAAGCATATTATTGAgtgcattgtccaaatgccccCTGAACACTTATGGGCATGGGACATCAACCCTCtttctaggaagcctgttccagtgtttgacaaCCTTCATGGTACAGAAATTTTTTCTTATATCTAGTCTGAACCTACCCAGGTGCAACTTTGTGCAGTTCTCTCACATTCTGTCATTGGTAACTAAGACGAAGAGATCAGCCCTTCCTCTTCTCAGGAAGTTGTAAAGAGCAATGAGATcacctctgagcctcctcttctccagatcaAATATCTCAAGTGTCCTCAACCTCTTCCCATACAACCTGTCTTCCATCCCTTCTACCagcttttttgtcttcctttggaTGCATTCAAGTACCTTagcatcctttttatattgtggagcccagaactgcacacaatattcaagaaGAGGCAAGATCAGTGCTAAATATGGCAGAATAGTGACCATCTGCTAGCCCCATTCATTACAACACTTTGAGCTCCACCATTGAACCAGTTCATCACCCAGTGTAGCATGAACCTGTTTATCTCACAGTTGGACAATACCttcagaaggatactgtgagggACAGTATCAAAGACcctactgaaatacagaaagattaCATCCACTGCCTTCCTTTCATCTGCTAAGTGGATGACCTTATCAAACTACTAAGGCAGGATTTTCCCTTCATGAACCATGGCGACTACACCTGCTaacagctttgttctttaaatgaCTTTCAATAACACTCAGGACAATCCTCTCCATGACTTTTCCAGGCACTGATGTCTATCATTTCCTGGGGCTTCTCTCATGCACATCTTGTAGAATAGTATAATGGCCAGTCAGCAGAGACCTCTCCAAACTCCCAAGACCTTTGGCAAACTGTTGAGAGGGGTCCAGCTATAACATCCACTAACTTCTTCAGTGCTCTTCCAGTACACTGGGGTACACATTAGGCCCCACAAACTTATGAACATTCAGCTGGTGGAACATGTCCCTTGTAATTTTGGTGACCACAAATGGAAAGACCACTGGTTATGAAGCTTAAAGTCTACTCTCTTCAAGTCCAGGATGGCAAATCtgctgaccttttttttcttatgacaccaaaaattttgaactcaactaTTTCATGATCACCGTGGTCAAGACAGCCACATACCATCACATCTCCCCCAAGACCTACAGAATCAGTGAATATGATATCAGTGCTATCATCCTGGGTGGGTGGTTGATAGCAGACATCCAAAAAGACATCTGCTTTGCTATCCATCCCTATAAAACCTCAGCCAGAGGCTCTCTACCACATTATCCCAACCTAATTTCAGGCCggaaattaggaaaaatttcttctcagaaagagtagttgatcttgaaggttttttccaaactgaatgATTATATGATTATCCCTAACTACAAGGGCTATACACTCTGATCTCCTTCTTGCATACAGTGCAATGCCTCCGTCTCGCCTACCCTGCCTATCTGTCCTGAACAGCACTCCATCCCAGCACTCCAACTGTGGGACTCGTCCCAGCAAGTCTCACTAATACCAATGATATCACAGCTCTAGGAGAGGACCAAAGCTTCCAGTTCATTTCCTTTGTTCCTCATACTGCACGCGTTGAGATACAAGCATTTCAGATGTGCTCCTAGAAAGAAGACACAGTATCTGTTATTAGATAACTGATTAAGCCTTACAACcttgcttctcttcttctcaTTAGAGCAGCAGACTGAAAAGCTCTGGGAAGATCTGTAGACTGTATCTAAGCAGACTGCATAagttaattaagaaaaacaagcttaTTATCAGAAAGCTTGTATTTGAtactgggggggaggggggaatccATTTCTTCACTGGAAAATATTAGGATctgtaaatcaaaaaaaaaaaagataggttGAAGACCTATGCCTTTAGGCACATCAGCACTACATCCACACTATTATTGAAGGTATAGTGAAAACAGAACATCAGCGTGAAACTAAAACTATTTTTACACATTTAGCTTTGGATACATAACTATACTCAGTAACTGCAGAAATATTGAGTAAGTGCAAGGCTTTGCTTTTAGGTAACATCTTGTTTTACTTTAACAGTGTTCTTTGAATTTATCTCTGAAGTTGTTAAACCAAAAACCCaaagtggagaagaaaaatgtcttacTAGAAGAATAAATCTTACTAGATTGTAAAGGACTACATACCTTACTGCATAGAAATGCCTTCCTGAAAgtatatttcactttttatcGGGAAAGAAAtgtatacattaaaatatataaggAAAATATGCCTTAAATTTTGCTAAAAACTATCATCAGcattaagcagaaaataatttccagtaGCTTTTTTTGTAATTAAGTGTGAATGAGgaccaaaaggaaaacaagatatGATTCCCTGTGAGAAAACATATTGCAAAAAAAGGTGAAGTCCAAGACTGACCTGAGGAAATAATACATGAAGTAAGAGAATAAGATATGTATGTCTTACcgttaaaataaatataactaATGAGGAGAATTTCAGTAAGTGGATCAAGGTTATTTATGAGGTCCCTGATTTTCCCATTGGTTCTTCCTGCTACATATTCATTGATCTTCATCTGGGCTTGATTAGCCCTCTTGAAGTTCATAGGATAAGCTTCTCCTTCATAGAAGTTTCtgagattatttaaaaatttatcttGTGGTTTCAACTGGTCAAGCACAAACAGGACATTTCCCATATTCAGCTGTAATGCCTCATTCTTTCTGTTTACCATTTGCATGAGTTGACGATAACCTTCATGTATTTGGTTTTCAGAAATTTCACGTGGGTTAAAACTAAGGACCCTAAGAATCTGTGTCAGAGTGTCAGATCTGGCACCGAGAGTCAGCATTGCAAAGGCAGTAGAGATGCtcaagggagaaaagaaaatattcccaCTGTTTTCACGAGAAGAAATCTCCTTGTAGAAACAGCATGCAAACTGACAAACGCTGTTCCCTACAGTCTGCTGCAGCATATATCGATTTTCTTGGCCTCTTTGATTCTGGTTTCTTACACCTTGGCGATTAGGCTCATAGAGATAACTGTTGGAATGAATCCCAACAATTAAaaggcacaggaaaaacaacagcttcATGTTTGTATAAAtctgtaaaagaagaaaagaaaaataacacttgGCTTACAGATCTTTTTACCTCACGTTTTCCAATAAGTCAGCCCCTTCACTGTACAGAGTTGGCTTAGTACCAGTGATTCCAAGCCAATTGAGTTCAGAGATACCAGCTTTCCATTTCAAGGAAGCAGGCTTTTGAATATTACTCAATCTACTGAACAAattatgaaagaataaaaattaaaatcaaagaaaagtGAAGTAATATGAAAAGCGCCCTCATTAAGGTTAGGctactttttctttgaaacttgttttttttttttttttctttttctctccccagagttctgtttttaatgtggTTTTAAGTGATAAAAAAAACTGTAAGTCAAAAGTACAGGTCTATAGAACAGAGGGTAAGGGAGCCAGTCAAGCCTAGTCAGTTAAATTTagcaagatgaaaataaataaataaataaatagagtgAAAGAAACACACAGTATTCCTCCATTGTGACAATCAAAATACTACACATATTTTTAGATAGGCTATGGGTAAACATATAGGCAGGCACCAGAGAGAAAGTAAATGCACTTCTTAATGAGGAAGTGATGAAAATTTACAGTAATTCCATAAAGCTTGAACAAATAAgcactatttaaaaacaagcaccCAAATAAACTTCCATGTAActaatgaaagagagaaatctgCTTTGAGCAATTAGTAAATCATCAAGACCATTGAAAGACtattgtttattaaaaaagggaaaatgagttaagtatgcagaaaaacaaatggaatcAAGTGTGCCTGCTGCATGCAAAGTTTCAGATTTGTGATTGAAAATAATcgtcaaaacaaaacaaaaaaaataaacagaggaaACACCTGACCAATCATGCTTTTATCATCACAAATCCAGTGAGAGGTGATTTTAGGATAGAAGGCTGCAATGCCACAATGTGAAGATGAATGAGTGAAATCTAGAGGAACAATACTAAAAGATACCCACAGAGCAGGAAAGCCTTTTCCAAAGTAGCAAGAAAATAATCCATTCACATCTGTAGCAATACCTTTAACTCTAGAAATTAGTATTAATGGTACCATAATTAGTTCAACAACTTTTGTCAACAGacagaagaaagtaaatatGTGGAACATATCTAGAAATCCAGAACATCCTCCTGTAGTATATTGCTTTACCTACAtaatctttaataaaataaaatactccctacagtaaaataaaaggattttgaaatggaaaaccTAAGCTAGGTTTCCAAATCAGACACCTGTCTGATTTGCAATGTGAAACGATATTTAGACTCTCATGCCTTGTAAAATCATGTTGACTTGTTGAATCTTTACCAGCTCCCACCATGACTCTGCATTTGTATTCTCCACTTTCCTATGTCTTGGTTCTCCAAAATTCAGTGAATTCAGAATATGGATCTCTGCTTTTATATATTGAAACTCTTTGAATATCATGGTTATAACAATACTACTATTGCTAGGAAGAGCATCTTCCTGCATCCAACCTGAACCCCTTGCCGAACAACTttcagaaagtttgtttttatatctaCATGGTTAAAACTGTACGCTGATTTGTTTGTGACCTGCTCCACTGTCACTCTTATTCTAATTCTTTCAGCCTTTCactttatccattttttttcctgagatctCTAGAATCTTTAGAAAGTAATACTTAAATCCCCacttctgcttcatttcatgcaccttatttgttatttatcaCGCCTTTACTTCATTTAACTCTCTCAAACATTTCAACGTGTTTTCCAAAAGAGGATTATGCTATACGAATGTGCCCTTACAGAGGACatatcttttatatttaaaaaaataaagtaataaaaaaatgcaaaaagctttaaaatgaattttgaataagaaaatacaatttatcAATTGATTATTTAGAAACAGTTGTAACAGTTGACAGTAATtccatagcaaaaaaaaatgcatgactTACGGTACAGTCAAAAGGGTCTCCTGTTGTGTTCGCCAGGTCTGCACAGGTCCTTGCTCAGTTGTTTATGCTGCTGAACACAAAGCAGGGTATCCTCTAGTAAAGGTTAAGATCATCTAAGGGCTGTGACTCACACATTATAATTTTAGAGATTAGGCAGAGCAAACAACGTTGAAACTAGTTTTACTGGACACCTAACTTTGCTGAATATATGTCTCATGTGACATTTTATTATTCATGAATATCTGATCGCCCTGGTTAGATTCAAACCAATTTTCTTCAAACTGAACCTGCTGCTTGTTAATATCAAACACTCATACACAGCTCAATTgccaaaatctattttttctatGAACAAGAGTCACCGGAAATAGTAATCAGAGTGATAGATCGTGAACACAACTTCCAATGACTATAGCATTTCTGCCACTAAGGTaagagaacaatttttttttttttttttgtctctgtgtgtgtgtgtgtgtgtgtgaactaGCCTGTTTGTCTCCTGCATATCCATGCCTGGGCATGATTGTCTCCAGATGATCTCAGTGATGGTTCTAATAGTTGCAGAGcttaaaacactgttttgctACATTAGCAAATGCAGCCATAAATGTACCTCACTATCCACTCCTGCATGGAGAAACTGCTAGCAGTGTGAGCTGCTATAGCAACTCCGGGGCCACTTGCACAGCCGTGTGCCCAGGTGAAAAGGAATgcagccaggatgccattgtATGCAGGTGATCCCAGTTACAAGTATGGCCTAGGGACAGGGGGTGGAAGCCTGGGAACGTGGGTGTTGAATAGCACAAGCCTTTAGACCAGCTTACTATCTTGTGATCTGGCATGTGGGGAGCAGGCCCCTCTGATCATGTGCCAAGTTCAGCTGGGTCAGATCAGACAGCCTGGTATCCTGAGCTCAGCCCTACTCACTACAGTAATCTGTGACTGCTGTGGCAAGCCAGTGGGAGCACAGTGACAGCAGTGTTGAAGGaggaacctctggagatcacGTAGTACAACCCATTGCTCAAGGCAGGGGGATTGATGCTTGCAGGGAGGTACAGCAGTTTGCTCAGGACTGTGTCCAGTAGGGTTTTGATTGTCTCCAATGACggagactccacaatctctctgggcatAATGTTTCGGTGTTTGAGTACACTGACAATAAGACAGGTTTTCTCACatatttaaatagatttttttctgtcttaatctATGCTCATTGAagcttgtcctgtcactggatGCCACGGAGAAGAGGCTGGCTCTTTCTATACTCCTCCCATCACCAATCAGGTATTTATTAGGTGAGCTCCCCCCAGGCCTTCTCTGAGCTAAACAGTTCCAGAACTCTCAGACTCTCCTCATATGTCAGATCACCTTTCTTGACCATTACTGGAATCACTCCAGTATGCCCAAGTCCTTCTTGTACTagggagcccagcactggtCACAGCATTTCAAATGTGTGCACAAGCAGAGGGGAAGCATTGCCAGTCATGACCTGTTGGTGATGATCTTCATAATGAAGCAAGCATTTTAGGGCAGGGATTAACCTTTACTACACACAAAATAGATTGAGTGCTGATCTCAATGGTGTTTCTAAACACCATTAAAATACTAACCACAACAATAACTCAGTAACATTTTCTGGGAGGAAAGATGCAACCAGTGAAAGTCGTTGATGATTACCCCTTATCAAGCAACTCGTagattagagaagaaaaaaaaaacacctcttaaACAGGTTGTGTATAAAGTCTGAGAAATAGGAGGCTTTGCAGTTGTATACTGGACTCTcatataatttattctttttattctttaggCATAATACTCACGTGAAAGAGTactttatatattattttcaatgTTTCTAGTAGAGTCAAGAATCTCACCTAGAACTTACTTTTAATAATGGGCTGCAGCTTTCACAGTGTTTGAATACTGATTTCtgatgaagaaaggaaggaaggaagcccAATTAAATACAGACGCCATGCTAATGACAAGGTGACAGATGAATGACTAAGCTAGATTTGAACACACCTAGACCACACCTCAGGACACTTGTAGGAGAAAGCCTGCTAGTGGACATGGAAAATCCTGTCCTACAattggaaagaaagcaaagaaaactaaTACAGGATcgacatatatatatgaagaatGTGAATCTCTTGACACTAGTACTAAAGAAGGTCCAAATCTGTTTATCACATCTTTCTAGTGTCAAGCTATCAGAGAACTTCATATAAAGGAACAGTTTCTAACCCAACTGtataatttctgtatttgagGAAAAAACTGCAACCACAAGCAATTATTTATATCTTTATTATAAACAGAACACTGGTTTAAAAAGAATTCAGCCATTTAGTTCAATTTCAAAGACTGGGATATTCCAGAGTAATGATGAATGTGTTGAAGATGTGATATTGCTGGTGAAAGAGGAAATTGCCTCATCTATACTtggaactttttaaaaagtcccCACATTTCCTAACACAACTAGCACTGAATTGTTCATATGTGATTAAGCACCTGCTGGCAAAATTTAGTGTAAACACATCCATTTGAAACAAAGATATTGAAATCAAGAGGTTTATTTATGCAAAGGTCTTCTCTGCTATACCTAGCAACCACTGGTAGCATGAGTAGGGAATTCTACTTCATAAACAAAGCCCCAAAGCCTCTCTTTAGCCTGTGCTAAACCACAGATACCAGGTGTGTATATACTTTCAAAGGGACAGAGGAATCTCTTAATTTGTTGTCCCATTGAAACTAAAGCACCATAATTAAAAAGGGAGGCAACAGGGACTGGAAAACAGATTCATAGTAAGTTGTACCTTTCTGGAACTGTCAGTACTTTCTCCAGAAAATTTAACAGATTGAGAGTATACAGCCTGCATAATCTGTATGGTTACACCTAATTTAGTACACCTAGTTCCctgcaacagcaaaaatactGCCTTTCAAAAGTGGTTCAGAGCTTGTAGGATTTCTCAAAAATGATTACTCAGGAGGTAGAGCACTGTTAGTGATGACCTACAGAGACAGAAATCATTCCAAGGCATCTCTGTTTAGTTTTGGGATTTTCAACAATCATTTAGTTCCTACCATTGCACTACACA from Anser cygnoides isolate HZ-2024a breed goose chromosome 5, Taihu_goose_T2T_genome, whole genome shotgun sequence harbors:
- the LOC106036355 gene encoding serpin A3-4-like; translation: MKLLFFLCLLIVGIHSNSYLYEPNRQGVRNQNQRGQENRYMLQQTVGNSVCQFACCFYKEISSRENSGNIFFSPLSISTAFAMLTLGARSDTLTQILRVLSFNPREISENQIHEGYRQLMQMVNRKNEALQLNMGNVLFVLDQLKPQDKFLNNLRNFYEGEAYPMNFKRANQAQMKINEYVAGRTNGKIRDLINNLDPLTEILLISYIYFNAEWEKPFDPKYTKKDKFFVDGNKAVEVPMMFGMGLFKHGYDEQLSSTVVQMDYKGGASAFFVLPDQGRMRKLEKKLSCERMARWRTLVSKSSANFYLPKFTLYGRYNLKNMLYRMGIMDVFTDKADLSGITGQPQHRISQAIHQAVVKVDETGTEAAAATGMEIVPMSVPVTIKLNRPFLMVITLENNILFMGKIVNPLKKD